A genome region from Pseudomonas sp. N3-W includes the following:
- a CDS encoding peptidylprolyl isomerase, which yields MKAQARHILVKTSEEAEQLKQRIAKGEAFDVLAKKYSTCPSGKRGGDLGEVRPGQMVGVIDAVIFKKPLRVVHGPIKSKFGYHLVQVFYRD from the coding sequence ATGAAAGCTCAAGCGCGCCATATTCTGGTGAAAACCTCGGAAGAAGCCGAGCAACTCAAACAACGCATCGCCAAGGGCGAGGCCTTTGATGTGCTGGCCAAGAAGTACTCCACCTGCCCGTCCGGCAAACGCGGCGGTGACCTGGGTGAAGTAAGGCCGGGCCAGATGGTCGGGGTGATCGATGCCGTGATCTTCAAGAAGCCACTGCGGGTGGTGCATGGACCGATCAAGAGCAAATTCGGTTATCACCTGGTGCAGGTGTTTTATCGGGATTGA
- a CDS encoding PAS domain-containing sensor histidine kinase, whose amino-acid sequence MNPSPTGNDAQTLIARLDWSHSPLGAASTWPQSLRTAVDIVIHSPMPMLLLWGPQLTQIYNDGFAVLSGSKHPDAFGQPTHQVWPEFQDFTAPIFSAVLQGQVRSYSERRFTLQRDGHDSDFWLDLTYSPIRDESAKVAGILVTAIETNERRRIALELRQRSDASLKAQHETEQRLQLALAATDAVGTWDWDIGEDRFIADAHFAQLHGIDPARASQLPISDYLHGVHPEDRAMVARSIKHCITHGTEYAEEYRLLQPDGQLRWVFARGRCYKDHHGRPMRFLGAALDLTERKHTEQALRQSQTELQLIINAMPILISYVDREERFRLNNAAYLDWYGLTPQELFGRTIHDVLGDEAYAPRAEYIAQALAGKPCSFSIDTRHRDGSTRHALMNYLPRHGADGAVNGFYIFVIDETERTQTEEALRNLNDTLEERVIARTQQLAEANQRLQNEMFERERAEDALRHAQKMEAVGQLTGGIAHDFNNMLTGIIGSLDLMQRYIADGRTAEIERFMEAAVSSANRAASLTHRLLAFSRRQSLDRKPLNANELVHSLEDLLSRTKGDHIELKLQLADEVWPVSTDVSQLENALLNLVINARDAMPDGGELVIETANVYLDGSDITTLESIKAGDYLMIAVSDNGTGMSPSVRAKAFDPFFTTKPIGQGTGLGLSMIYGFAQQSGGHVSLDSVPGQGTSVRLYLPRLYFGAPQNTLLPLTSEAPAAIAGETVVLVEDDPAVRMLVLNLLSELGYQAHEAQDAKAALPLLESSLRVDLLVTDVGLPGMNGRQLAEIARQHRPDLKVLFMTGYAEKAAERQGFLEEGMDMVAKPFSIDLLANKIREMIGQAQ is encoded by the coding sequence ATGAACCCATCACCGACCGGCAACGATGCCCAGACCCTGATCGCCCGACTGGACTGGAGCCATAGCCCTCTGGGCGCCGCCAGCACCTGGCCACAGAGCCTGCGCACCGCGGTGGACATCGTGATTCACTCGCCAATGCCGATGCTCCTGTTGTGGGGGCCGCAACTCACGCAAATCTACAATGACGGCTTCGCCGTGCTGTCGGGCAGCAAACATCCGGACGCTTTCGGACAGCCGACACACCAGGTATGGCCTGAATTCCAGGACTTTACTGCGCCCATTTTCAGCGCAGTCCTACAAGGTCAGGTGCGGTCCTACAGTGAACGACGCTTTACCTTGCAGCGCGACGGGCATGATTCCGACTTTTGGCTGGACTTGACCTACAGCCCCATCCGTGACGAAAGCGCCAAGGTGGCCGGAATTCTGGTCACGGCCATCGAAACCAACGAACGCCGACGCATCGCCCTGGAACTGCGGCAGCGCTCGGACGCCAGCCTCAAGGCCCAGCACGAAACCGAACAGCGCCTGCAACTGGCCCTGGCCGCCACCGATGCCGTTGGCACCTGGGACTGGGACATCGGCGAAGACCGCTTCATCGCCGACGCCCACTTCGCCCAGTTGCACGGCATCGACCCGGCGCGGGCCAGTCAATTGCCCATCAGTGATTACCTGCACGGGGTGCACCCGGAAGACCGGGCGATGGTTGCCCGCAGCATCAAGCACTGCATCACCCACGGCACCGAATACGCCGAGGAATACCGCCTGCTGCAACCAGACGGCCAGTTGCGCTGGGTGTTTGCCCGGGGTCGCTGCTACAAGGACCACCATGGCCGGCCGATGCGTTTTCTCGGTGCCGCACTGGACCTGACCGAGCGAAAACACACCGAACAGGCGTTGCGCCAGAGCCAGACCGAGCTGCAACTGATCATCAACGCCATGCCGATCCTGATCAGCTACGTGGACCGCGAAGAACGCTTTCGCCTGAACAACGCCGCCTACCTGGACTGGTACGGCCTGACGCCTCAGGAGCTGTTTGGTCGCACCATCCATGACGTGCTGGGTGACGAGGCGTATGCGCCGCGCGCCGAGTACATCGCCCAGGCGCTGGCGGGCAAGCCGTGCAGTTTCAGCATCGATACCCGGCATCGTGACGGCAGCACCCGCCACGCCTTGATGAACTACCTGCCGCGTCACGGAGCGGACGGCGCGGTCAACGGTTTCTATATCTTTGTGATTGATGAAACCGAGCGCACGCAAACCGAAGAGGCCCTGCGCAACCTCAATGACACCCTTGAAGAGCGGGTGATTGCCCGCACCCAGCAACTGGCCGAAGCCAACCAGCGTCTGCAAAACGAGATGTTCGAGCGCGAGCGCGCCGAAGACGCCCTGCGGCACGCGCAGAAGATGGAAGCGGTCGGTCAGCTCACGGGCGGCATCGCCCATGACTTCAACAACATGCTGACCGGGATCATCGGCAGCCTCGACCTGATGCAGCGCTATATTGCCGACGGCCGCACCGCCGAGATCGAGCGTTTCATGGAAGCGGCGGTGTCGTCGGCCAACCGTGCCGCCTCCCTGACCCATCGCTTGCTGGCCTTCTCGCGCCGCCAATCGCTGGATCGCAAACCGCTGAACGCCAATGAGCTGGTGCATTCGCTGGAAGACCTGCTCAGCCGTACCAAGGGCGATCACATCGAACTCAAGCTGCAACTGGCCGATGAGGTCTGGCCGGTGAGTACCGACGTCAGCCAGCTGGAAAACGCCCTGCTCAACCTGGTGATCAACGCCCGCGACGCCATGCCCGACGGCGGCGAGCTGGTGATTGAAACCGCCAACGTCTACCTCGACGGCAGCGACATCACCACGCTGGAATCGATCAAGGCTGGCGATTACCTGATGATCGCCGTCAGCGACAACGGCACCGGCATGAGCCCGTCGGTGCGGGCCAAGGCGTTCGACCCGTTCTTCACCACCAAACCCATCGGCCAGGGCACCGGCCTGGGGTTGTCGATGATCTATGGTTTTGCCCAGCAATCGGGTGGTCATGTCAGCCTCGACAGCGTACCGGGCCAGGGCACCAGCGTGCGTCTTTACCTGCCGCGCCTGTATTTCGGCGCACCGCAAAACACCCTGCTGCCGCTCACCAGCGAAGCGCCGGCGGCGATTGCCGGTGAAACCGTGGTGCTGGTCGAGGATGATCCGGCGGTACGCATGCTGGTGCTCAATCTGCTGAGTGAGCTGGGTTATCAGGCCCACGAGGCGCAAGACGCCAAGGCGGCCCTGCCCTTGCTCGAATCCAGCCTGCGGGTCGATCTGCTGGTGACTGACGTCGGGCTGCCGGGGATGAACGGCCGGCAATTGGCGGAAATTGCCCGCCAGCATCGGCCTGACCTCAAGGTGCTGTTCATGACCGGTTACGCGGAAAAGGCCGCCGAGCGTCAGGGTTTTCTGGAAGAAGGCATGGACATGGTCGCCAAGCCGTTCTCCATCGACCTGCTGGCCAACAAGATTCGCGAGATGATCGGTCAGGCCCAATGA
- a CDS encoding PilT/PilU family type 4a pilus ATPase, whose translation MEIDVLLRQLASQDGSDLYLATGAPPSARFDGVLRALSEERFKPGEIAAIAASIMDAEQRLTFDRELEMNLAISLAGIGRFRINIFRQRNDVSIVARNVKLDVPRFEDLKLPSILLESVMLKQGLILFVGATDSGKSTSLAALIDYRNRHSSGHIITIEDPVEYIHRHKRSIINQREVGVDTRSFHAALKNTLRQAPDVVLIGEIRDRETMEHALAFADTGHLVISTLHAHNANQALDRILNFFPEERRAQLLHDLANNLKAFVSQRLVRTLDGQRRAAVEVMLGTPTIADLILRNEFGELKTIMEKSLELGMQTFDGALFGLVVEGAISEAEALKHADSVNNLRLRLKLHADSSPTSQRPPGDWDLMD comes from the coding sequence ATGGAAATCGACGTGTTGTTGCGCCAGTTGGCCAGTCAGGATGGCTCTGATCTTTACCTTGCTACCGGTGCGCCGCCCAGTGCGCGGTTCGACGGCGTACTCAGGGCCTTGAGTGAAGAACGGTTCAAACCGGGCGAAATCGCCGCCATCGCGGCGTCGATCATGGATGCCGAACAGCGTCTGACGTTCGACCGGGAGCTGGAAATGAACCTGGCGATTTCCCTGGCCGGCATCGGGCGCTTCCGGATCAACATCTTCAGGCAGCGTAACGACGTGTCGATCGTGGCGCGCAACGTCAAGCTGGACGTGCCGCGTTTCGAAGACCTCAAGTTGCCGTCGATACTGCTTGAGAGCGTGATGCTCAAACAAGGGCTGATCCTGTTCGTCGGCGCCACCGATTCGGGTAAATCGACCTCGCTGGCGGCGTTGATCGATTACCGCAACCGCCACAGTAGCGGCCATATCATCACCATCGAAGACCCGGTGGAGTACATCCATCGGCACAAGCGCTCGATCATCAATCAGCGGGAAGTGGGTGTCGACACCCGCAGTTTTCACGCGGCGTTGAAGAACACCCTGCGCCAGGCACCGGACGTGGTACTGATCGGCGAAATTCGCGACCGCGAAACCATGGAGCACGCGCTGGCGTTTGCCGATACTGGCCACCTGGTGATTTCCACCCTGCATGCGCACAACGCCAACCAGGCGCTGGACCGCATCCTCAACTTCTTTCCCGAAGAACGCCGTGCGCAGTTGCTGCATGACCTGGCCAACAACCTCAAGGCCTTTGTGTCCCAGCGCCTGGTACGCACCCTCGACGGCCAGCGCCGGGCGGCGGTAGAGGTGATGCTGGGGACCCCGACCATCGCCGACCTGATCTTGCGCAACGAGTTTGGCGAGCTCAAGACCATCATGGAAAAATCGCTGGAACTGGGGATGCAGACGTTTGACGGGGCGCTGTTCGGGCTGGTGGTGGAGGGCGCGATCAGCGAGGCGGAGGCGTTGAAGCATGCCGATTCGGTGAATAATCTGCGGTTGCGATTGAAGCTGCATGCGGATTCGTCACCGACATCCCAGCGCCCGCCCGGCGACTGGGATCTGATGGATTGA
- a CDS encoding acetoacetate--CoA ligase, producing MSDILWQPSAERISKTRMDAFRRFINQRHDLEIADYPALHQWSIDRREAFWQAIVDFFDIQFRDPPSAVLREGAQMPSAQWFPDATLNFAEHLLRRRDEAVAVIAVGEDGQREQLTWAELANHVAGFQTSLEAAGIGLGDRVAACMPNTWQTLVAMLATTSLGAVWSCSSPDFGTQGVIDRFGQIEPKVLITCAGYRYVGKHIDQTTKINEILDRLPSLQQLIVLPYARPEAQIDDFHSQATVTLWDSFYRPGGEPEFVAVPFAHPLYILYSSGTTGVPKCIIHSTGGVLLQHVKEHGLHVDLGPGDRLFYYTTCGWMMWNWLVSALAVGSAVVLYDGSPFHPGPERLMALIEDERISVFGTSPKYLATLESGGIKPRHSRDLSSLKTLLCTGSALSPQSYDYVYRDLKADLCLASMSGGTDVVSCFVNGNPLSPVRRGEIQGKSLGMAVEVWNDAGQPVIGEKGELVCTRHFPAMPIGLWHDPDGEKLRASYFSLFPGVWAQGDYAEQLPHGAMMIHGRSDAVLNPGGVRIGTAEIYRQVEKVPQVADSVAIGQQWQDDVRVVLFVKLHDGIVLDAALEQQIRQTIRASTTPRHAPAKIVAVTDIPRTISGKVVELAVRNVVHGLAVKNTDALANPEALEQFRNRPELAD from the coding sequence ATGTCCGACATCCTCTGGCAACCCAGCGCCGAGCGCATCAGCAAGACCCGCATGGACGCCTTTCGGCGCTTCATCAATCAGCGGCATGACCTTGAAATCGCCGACTACCCGGCCCTGCACCAATGGTCCATCGACCGGCGCGAGGCTTTCTGGCAAGCCATTGTCGATTTCTTCGACATCCAGTTCCGCGACCCACCCAGTGCCGTGCTGCGCGAAGGCGCGCAAATGCCCAGCGCCCAATGGTTTCCCGACGCCACCCTGAACTTCGCCGAACACCTGCTGCGCCGCCGCGACGAAGCCGTGGCGGTGATAGCCGTCGGTGAAGACGGCCAGCGTGAACAGCTGACCTGGGCGGAGCTGGCCAACCATGTCGCCGGCTTTCAAACCAGCCTGGAAGCCGCCGGCATCGGCCTCGGCGACCGGGTCGCGGCGTGCATGCCCAACACCTGGCAGACCCTGGTGGCGATGCTCGCGACCACCAGCCTGGGCGCAGTCTGGTCCTGTTCGTCGCCGGACTTCGGCACTCAGGGGGTGATCGACCGCTTCGGCCAGATCGAGCCGAAAGTGCTGATCACCTGCGCCGGTTATCGCTACGTCGGCAAGCACATCGACCAGACCACCAAAATCAACGAAATCCTCGACCGCCTGCCGTCGCTGCAACAACTGATCGTATTGCCTTACGCCAGGCCCGAAGCGCAGATCGACGATTTCCACAGCCAAGCCACCGTCACGCTCTGGGACAGCTTCTACCGTCCCGGCGGCGAGCCCGAATTCGTCGCCGTGCCCTTCGCGCATCCGCTGTACATCCTGTACTCCAGCGGCACCACCGGCGTGCCCAAGTGCATCATCCACAGCACCGGCGGCGTGCTGCTGCAACATGTCAAGGAACACGGCCTGCACGTCGACCTCGGCCCCGGCGACCGGCTGTTCTACTACACCACCTGCGGCTGGATGATGTGGAACTGGCTGGTCTCGGCGCTGGCCGTGGGCAGCGCCGTGGTGCTGTACGACGGCTCGCCGTTTCACCCCGGCCCCGAGCGCTTGATGGCGCTGATCGAAGACGAGCGCATCAGCGTCTTCGGCACCAGCCCCAAGTACCTCGCGACCCTGGAAAGCGGCGGCATCAAGCCGCGCCACAGCCGCGACCTGAGCAGCCTGAAAACCCTGCTGTGCACCGGCTCGGCACTGTCGCCGCAGAGTTACGACTATGTCTATCGGGACCTCAAGGCCGACCTGTGCCTGGCCTCGATGTCCGGTGGCACCGACGTCGTCTCCTGTTTCGTGAATGGCAACCCGTTGAGCCCGGTACGTCGCGGCGAAATCCAGGGCAAGAGCCTGGGCATGGCGGTCGAAGTGTGGAACGACGCGGGGCAACCGGTGATCGGCGAAAAAGGTGAACTGGTCTGCACCCGGCACTTCCCCGCCATGCCCATCGGCCTGTGGCATGATCCCGACGGCGAAAAACTGCGGGCCTCTTATTTCAGCCTGTTTCCCGGCGTCTGGGCCCAGGGCGACTACGCCGAACAATTGCCCCACGGCGCGATGATGATCCACGGCCGCTCCGACGCCGTGCTCAATCCCGGTGGCGTGCGCATCGGTACGGCGGAGATTTATCGGCAGGTGGAAAAAGTCCCGCAAGTGGCGGACAGCGTCGCCATCGGCCAACAATGGCAGGACGACGTGCGGGTGGTGCTTTTTGTAAAACTGCACGACGGCATCGTGCTGGATGCCGCACTGGAACAGCAGATCCGCCAGACGATCCGCGCCAGCACCACACCTCGGCATGCGCCGGCGAAGATTGTCGCGGTGACCGACATTCCACGCACCATCAGCGGCAAGGTGGTGGAGTTGGCGGTGAGGAATGTGGTGCATGGCCTGGCGGTGAAAAATACCGATGCGCTGGCCAATCCCGAGGCGCTGGAGCAATTTCGCAATCGCCCGGAATTGGCTGACTGA
- the hbdH gene encoding 3-hydroxybutyrate dehydrogenase, whose product MTTLSGKTALVTGSTSGIGLGIAVSLAKAGANVVLNGFGDASKVIADVQQFGTRVGHHPADVSDPLQIAEMIAYAEREFGGVDILVNNAGIQHVAAVEDFPVERWDSIIAINLSSVFHSTRLCLPRMRAENWGRIINIASVHGQVGSVGKAAYVAAKHGVIGLTKVVGLETATTQVTCNAICPGWVLTPLVQKQIDDRAATGIDPQQAQHDLLVEKQPSLAFVTPPQLGELVLFLCSEAGSQVRGAAWNIDGGWLAQ is encoded by the coding sequence ATGACAACTCTTAGCGGCAAGACCGCACTGGTCACCGGTTCCACCAGCGGCATCGGCCTGGGCATCGCCGTCAGCCTGGCCAAGGCCGGCGCCAATGTAGTGCTCAACGGCTTCGGCGACGCCTCCAAAGTGATCGCCGACGTGCAGCAGTTCGGCACCAGGGTCGGCCACCACCCGGCGGACGTCAGCGACCCGTTGCAAATCGCCGAGATGATCGCCTACGCCGAGCGCGAGTTCGGCGGCGTGGACATTCTGGTGAACAACGCCGGCATTCAGCATGTGGCGGCGGTGGAGGACTTTCCGGTGGAACGCTGGGACTCGATCATCGCGATCAACCTGTCCTCGGTGTTCCACAGCACGCGCCTGTGCCTGCCGCGCATGCGTGCCGAAAATTGGGGGCGGATCATCAACATTGCCTCGGTGCATGGGCAGGTGGGCTCGGTGGGCAAAGCTGCCTACGTCGCCGCCAAGCACGGGGTGATCGGGCTGACCAAAGTGGTCGGCCTGGAAACCGCGACCACTCAGGTGACCTGCAATGCCATCTGCCCCGGCTGGGTGCTGACACCGCTGGTGCAGAAGCAGATCGATGATCGCGCCGCCACCGGCATCGACCCGCAACAGGCCCAGCATGATTTGCTGGTCGAAAAACAGCCTTCGCTGGCGTTCGTCACGCCGCCGCAATTGGGGGAACTGGTGCTGTTTCTGTGCAGCGAGGCTGGCAGCCAGGTGCGGGGCGCGGCGTGGAATATTGATGGCGGGTGGTTGGCGCAATAA